A stretch of Halostagnicola kamekurae DNA encodes these proteins:
- a CDS encoding DUF7345 domain-containing protein gives MRSRLAALCIASILLSSGIAAPVAGSSASHDGPTLEDGAESTLHINLSEGGDATVTLVTGYNFTQADERDAFESLREDEGAQSDLLERFTGRLQSVAAAVDNDSEQAVSEHSVDLRTTDERGLAAFSVTWDGLATVDDRTLTVTEPFASGFETDRTVVLEGPANATLESASHDPTVETDNRATWDAGTDFDGFEAVLSLPTEDSDTGVTGADDTSGLGGLVSVATLAVFLGGKTHLARE, from the coding sequence ATGCGCAGTAGGCTCGCCGCTTTGTGTATCGCCTCGATACTGTTGTCGAGCGGTATCGCGGCTCCGGTAGCCGGATCGAGTGCCAGCCACGATGGCCCCACCCTCGAGGACGGAGCGGAATCGACCCTCCACATTAACCTGTCCGAGGGCGGTGACGCAACGGTAACGCTGGTAACCGGCTACAATTTCACGCAGGCCGATGAGCGCGACGCGTTCGAATCGCTTCGCGAAGACGAGGGGGCACAATCGGACTTACTCGAGCGATTCACCGGCCGGCTCCAGTCGGTCGCGGCCGCTGTCGATAACGATAGCGAACAAGCGGTTTCCGAACACTCAGTCGACCTGCGAACGACCGACGAACGCGGTTTAGCGGCCTTTTCGGTGACGTGGGACGGACTGGCGACAGTCGACGACCGAACGCTTACCGTCACGGAACCGTTTGCCAGCGGCTTCGAAACCGACAGGACTGTCGTTCTCGAAGGACCTGCGAACGCAACGCTCGAGTCGGCTTCGCACGATCCGACAGTTGAAACGGACAATCGGGCAACGTGGGATGCGGGAACCGATTTCGATGGGTTCGAAGCGGTCCTCTCGCTGCCAACCGAGGATTCCGATACCGGTGTGACCGGGGCCGACGACACGTCAGGGTTGGGTGGCCTCGTTTCGGTCGCGACGCTCGCCGTGTTCCTCGGCGGGAAAACGCATCTCGCTCGGGAGTAG